One Setaria viridis chromosome 5, Setaria_viridis_v4.0, whole genome shotgun sequence genomic region harbors:
- the LOC117854885 gene encoding uncharacterized protein, with amino-acid sequence MKFRVVCRKLYDYVRYDLKEIAFPSSLPDPPHIKKRPKLTWHDRWCILKEVTRLYGASWVRDIGPDLRPNDYKKAVENDAEEPSNGKPISDNGKKGKSSEPSVLEDLAVAARGGAETLKPTLRRIYMTRAATYTDAMKNFVETYQEGLKDQLQEKAADGEAGRQQLQQGDEATPKPPPPPSSS; translated from the coding sequence ATGAAGTTCAGAGTTGTATGCAGGAAGCTGTACGACTACGTGCGCTACGACCTCAAGGAGATCGCCTTCCCGTCATCGCTGCCCGATCCTCCACACATCAAGAAGAGGCCTAAGCTCACATGGCACGACCGCTGGTGCATCCTCAAGGAGGTCACTCGGCTGTACGGCGCGTCCTGGGTCAGGGACATCGGCCCCGACCTCAGGCCAAACGACTACAAGAAGGCAGTCGAAAACGATGCGGAGGAGCCATCCAATGGCAAGCCCATCTCTGACAATGGCAAGAAAGGGAAGAGCAGCGAGCCCAGTGTGCTGGAGGACCTTGCGGTGGCGGCAAGGGGTGGTGCAGAGACTCTGAAGCCTACGCTAAGGCGGATTTACATGACCCGTGCCGCGACGTACACGGACGCCATGAAGAATTTCGTGGAAACGTATCAGGAGGGACTCAAGGACCAGCTGCAGGAGAAGGCTGCTGATGGGGAGGCTGGTCGTCAGCAACTGCAGCAGGGTGATGAGGCGACGCCGaaaccgccaccgccgccatcttcatcatga
- the LOC117858082 gene encoding uncharacterized protein, whose protein sequence is MEFPHHHHHGHRRDDDEDGRRGPPPPAYGGYGQPPPPDPYGRPPADDPYGRPPAADPYGRPPAADPYGRPPADDPYGRPPPPSAYGAGGGYGTGGGGGYGNVVHVGHEGGDERRPHYGGGGGGYGGGAAEYGHEGRPHYGGGGGGGYGGGGSEYGHHETRPHHGGGGAPPVRQQTYRIYCKAGEDQFSLATRDGKVCLVRTDRDDDTQHWIKDMKYSTRVKDEEGYPAMALVNKATGEALKHSLGQSHPVRLTRYDPDTLDEAVLWTESKDVGNGFRCIRMVNNIYLNFDALHGDKDHGGVRDGTTLVLWEWCEGDNQRWKIVPW, encoded by the exons ATGGAGttcccgcaccaccaccaccacggccaccgccgcgacgacgacgaggacgggcgccggggcccgccgccgccggcctacGGGGGCTACGgccagccgccgcctccggacCCCTACGGCCGACCGCCCGCCGACGACCCCTACGGCCGACCACCCGCCGCCGACCCCTACGGccgaccgcccgccgccgacccctACGGCCGACCGCCCGCCGACGACCCctacggccggccgccgcccccctccgcgTACGGCGCGGGTGGGGGCtacggcaccggcggcggcggcgggtacggCAACGTCGTCCACGTCGGGCACGAGGGCGGCGACGAGAGGCGGCCGCActacggcggtggcggcggcgggtacggAGGTGGCGCGGCGGAGTACGGCCACGAGGGCCGCCCgcactacggcggcggcggcggcggcgggtacggGGGTGGAGGGTCCGAGTACGGCCACCACGAGACCCGCCCGcaccacggcggcgggggcgcgccgCCAGTGAGGCAGCAGACGTACAGGATCTACTGCAAGGCCGGGGAGGACCAGTTCAGCCTCGCCACCCGCGACGGCAAGGTCTGCCTCGTGCGCACCGATCGCGACGACGACACGCAG CACTGGATCAAGGACATGAAGTACAGCACCAGGGTGAAGGATGAGGAAGGCTACCCTGCCATGGCCCTCGTCAACAAGGCAACTGGAGAGGCTCTCAAGCATTCCCTTGGCCAGTCACACCCT GTTCGTCTGACCCGATATGATCCAGACACCCTGGATGAGGCGGTCCTGTGGACAGAGAGCAAGGACGTCGGTAACGGATTCCGCTGCATTAGGATGGTGAACAACATCTACTTGAACTTTGATGCTCTGCATGGAGATAAGGACCACGGTGGTGTGCGCGATGGAACCACTCTTGTGCTGTGGGAGTGGTGCGAGGGTGACAACCAGCGCTGGAAGATTGTTCCCTGGT GA
- the LOC117854565 gene encoding alcohol acyltransferase 9 has product MERESAPATAELEIPGECQYSGEPAVVRPCQPTPRHTLYLSNLDDQRFLRFSIKYLYVFAAPAAVPTDALRAALARVLVDYYPLAGRLRPSDDDEGKLVVDCNAEGALFAEGCLPGLTAAEFLRRRARPHKSWRKLLYRVEAQSFVAVPPLVVQVTRLGCGGMVLCTAINHCLCDGIGTAQFLHAWAHAARAGHGALDAVDIGDGSAMLAPPFHDRRALRPRCPPRVAFTHPEYNSCGGIGAVANGNGNGNGSEAPSLLARLLGQSLAPVTLTFTAAHLLRLKRQCAPPLKCTSFEALAAHVWRAWVRALDPPGALRVKLLFSVNVRRRVKPELPRGYYGNGFVLGCAESTAAQLVSPSPSAAARYGVRLVQEAKECVDDDYVRSMVDLLEERRGARPDLAASLVISAWTRLGLEDLDFGAGAAAHMGPLTSEIYCVFVPVIGDPHGATVLVSVPQAAADRFQHYCLGFLKDADVDAKLMS; this is encoded by the exons ATGGAGAGGGagtcggcgccggcgacggcggagctcgAGATCCCGGGGGAGTGCCAGTACTCCGGCGAGCCGGCGGTGGTGCGGCCGTGCCAGCCCACGCCGCGGCACACGCTGTACCTGTCCAACCTCGACGACCAGCGGTTCCTCCGCTTCTCCATCAAGTACCTCTACGTgttcgccgcccccgccgccgtgcccacCGACGCCCTGCGCGCGGCGCTCGCCAGGGTGCTCGTCGACTACTacccgctcgccggccgcctccggcccagcgacgacgacgaggggaAGCTCGTCGTGGACTGCAATGCCGAGGGGGCGCTCTTCGCCGAGGGGTGCCTGCCGGGGCTCACCGCCGCCgagttcctccgccgccgcgccaggcCGCACAAGTCATGGAGGAAGCTTCTCTACAGGGTGGAGGCGCAGAGCTTCGTCGCCGTGCCACCTCTCGTCGTCCAA GTCACCCGGCTGGGCTGCGGCGGCATGGTCCTCTGCACAGCCATCAACCACTGCCTCTGCGACGGCATCGGCACGGCGCAGTTCCTCCACGCCTGGGcccacgccgcgcgcgccggccacGGCGCTCTGGACGCCGTCGACATCGGCGACGGCTCCGCCATGCTGGCGCCGCCGTTCCATGACCGCCGCGCCCTGCGACCGCGCTGCCCGCCGCGCGTCGCCTTCACCCACCCGGAGTACAACAGCTGCGGCGGCATCGGCGCCGTCGCCAACGGCAACGGCAACGGGAACGGGAGCGAGGCGCCGAGCCTCCTGGCGCGCCTGCTGGGTCAGTCGCTGGCGCCCGTGACGCTCACCTTCACGGCGGCGCACCTCCTCCGGCTGAAGCGCCAGTGCGCGCCACCGCTCAAGTGCACGTCCTTCGAGGCCCTGGCGGCGCACGTGTGGCGCGCGTGGGTGCGCGCCCTGGACCCGCCCGGCGCGCTCCGCGTGAAGCTCCTCTTCTCCGTCAACGTCCGCCGCCGGGTGAAGCCCGAGCTGCCCCGGGGTTACTACGGCAACGGGTTCGTGCTCGGGTGCGCCGAGTCCACGGCGGCGCAGCTggtctctccctccccctccgccgccgcccgctacGGCGTGCGGCTGGTGCAGGAGGCCAAGGAGTGCGTGGACGACGACTACGTGCGGTCCATGGTGGACCTCCTcgaggagcggcgcggcgcccgGCCGGACCTGGCGGCGAGCCTGGTGATCTCGGCGTGGACGCGGCTGGGGCTCGAGGACCTGGACttcggcgcgggggcggcggcgcacatgGGCCCGCTCACCAGCGAGATCTACTGCGTGTTCGTCCCCGTGATCGGCGACCCGCACGGCGCCACCGTGCTCGTCTCCGTCCcgcaggccgccgccgaccggTTCCAGCACTACTGCCTCGGGTTCCTCAAGGACGCCGACGTGGACGCGAAGCTGATGAGCTGA